The DNA sequence CACCTTCTGCGGTGTCGTGATGTACTCCGTCCACAGGTTTGCTTGGATACCCAGGATGTGCTTTTGCTGCGCGGGGGTCAGCTCTTTGGGGAGCGGGTTGTAGCTGTACACCTTTTCCAGGGGCAGATAGCCGCCGATCATCAGCGGCTCGTCGGGGCTGTTGGGCTGCGGGTTCTGGCCGTAGTCGAGGTAGAGGTAGGTGGTGGGCGTCATCACCACGTCGTTGCCGTGGCGGGCGGCCTCGATGCCGCCCTTTTCGCCGCGCCAGCTCATCACGGTGGCCTTGTCGTCGATGCCGCCCTCCAGAATCTCGTCCCAGCCAATCATCTTTTTGCCCTTGCCCGTCAAAAACGCCTCGATGCGGCGGTTGAACCAGCCCTGCACCTTCTCCACGTCGGTATAGCCCTCTTTTTTCATGATTTCCTGCACCGCCGCGCTCTCCTTCCAGCGGGTTTTGGGGGCCTCATCGCCCCCGATGTGCACATAGGGCCCCGGGAACAGGGCGCACACCTCCGCCAGTACGTCCTCAAAGAAGCGGAACGTGGGCTCGGTGGGGCACACGATGTCGTCGATGACGCCCCACATCGTCCAGGTTTCGTAGGGCCCCGGCTTGCAGGCCAGCTCGGGGTAGGCAGCCAGGATGGCCACCGAGTGGCCCGGCATTTCAATTTCGGGCACCACCGTCACGTAGCGCTCCCGGGCGTAGGCCACCACCTCCCGGATCTGGTCCTGGGTGTAAAAGCCGCCGTAGGGCGTGCCGTCGTACTTGAAATCGGCAGGAGTTTTGAACATCTGCTGGGCCCCAATCAGCGTTTCTTTGCGGAAGGCGCTGATTTGCGTGAGCTTGGGGTACTTCTTGATTTCGATGCGCCAGCCCTGGTCGTCGGTCAGGTGCCAGTGAAAGGTGTTGAACTTGTAGGCGGCCAGAAAGTCGATGTACTTCTTCACGAACGGCACCGGGAAGAAGTGGCGGCACACGTCGAGCATCCCCCCGCGCCATCCAAACGCCGGCTCGTCGGCAATGCGCACGTAGGGCACGCGCGCGGCGGCCGTGGCCTTGGGCGGTAGTAGTTGCAATAGCGTCTGGATGCCGTAGAACAGGCCCGCGCCGCCCGCTGCCGTGATGCTCACGCCGCTCTTGTCCACTACCAGCTGGTAGCCCTCGGGGCCCCCGGGGGCCCCGGGCGCGGCCGTGAGCAGCCGGATTTGCGCAGCCTGGCGGTTGGTGGTCAGGGCCACGGTTTTGCCCAGTGGGGCCAGGAATCCTTTTAGCAGCTCGGCCACGTTTTGGGCGGCCGGGCCGGTGGCGTATACGCTAATTTTTTGGGGCAGGGCGTAGGTGCCGGCGCTAGTGTGCACTTCGCGGGGCAGCGGTACCAGGCCCAAAGGCGTGCCGGATTGCGCGAGCGCAGGGGCCCCCAGCAGGAGACCGGTGGCGAGGAGGGTACCAAAGCGGGCGGGAAACATCGGCATAAAAGGACGATCAAGAGGTGAGAAAAGTGGGTAGGCAAAAAGGAAGGGCGGTGGTCCAAAATGGGGTAGGGCCCTAAAAAGCTAGCTGCGAAGTCAAAATAGCAGACTTACTACGAATTATGAATCGTTTTTCGGCAGTGGTCTGACACGGGATGGTCTGGCGAATTACCCGAAGGGCTTCGTCGGGCCACTCTCACTAAAAAACAGCGGCTCTGGGGAATCGTAAGAGTGGTCCGACGATAGAAAAAGTAGCCGGACCACCTCGCTTTAGATCACCGTTAATTCATCACTGATTTGGGCCGGTCGGCGGCAGCTACGCCCCAGCTGATGCTGGGCTGGGGGCCCATCACGATAATTATTTTCCCGCCAGCTAATAAATCTTTGTGCAAGAGGTACGATTTGCCGTACGGCTGGCCGTTTACGCGCACGCTTTGGATGTATTTATTTGCCGTGCTGTTGTTTTTAACGCTGATGGAAAGGGTCTTTCCGTCGGCGAAAGTTAAATCCGCCTGGCTTATTATTGGGCTGCCCAATACGTAGGCCCCGTTGGCCGGATTCAGCGGGTAGAAGCCCAGGGCCGAGAAAACGTACCACGCCGACATCTGCCCCACGTCCTCGTTGCCGATGATGCCCGCGGGCTTATCAGTGTAGAAATCGGCCATGACGGCCCGCACTTTATCGGCCGTTTTCCAGGGCTGGCCCACGTAATTATACAGGTAAGCAATGTGGTGGCTGGGCTCGTTGCCGTGGGCATATTGCCCAATTAAGCCGGTGATGTCGTTGGACGCTTCATTGCCCATATCACCCTTTGCCACGAACAGCGAATCTAATTTTAAACTAAAGGGTTTTTCGCCGCCCAACAGGCTAATTAATCCCTCCACATCCTGCGGTACCAGCCACGTGTATTGCCAGGCGTTGCCCTCCGTAAAGTCATCCTTCATGTGGCGCGATACGAACGGGTCAAACGGCGTGCGCCACGCGGTTTGGGAGATGCGGCCGCGCATGAAGCGCGTTTGTTTGTTGAAATA is a window from the Hymenobacter nivis genome containing:
- a CDS encoding beta-N-acetylhexosaminidase produces the protein MPMFPARFGTLLATGLLLGAPALAQSGTPLGLVPLPREVHTSAGTYALPQKISVYATGPAAQNVAELLKGFLAPLGKTVALTTNRQAAQIRLLTAAPGAPGGPEGYQLVVDKSGVSITAAGGAGLFYGIQTLLQLLPPKATAAARVPYVRIADEPAFGWRGGMLDVCRHFFPVPFVKKYIDFLAAYKFNTFHWHLTDDQGWRIEIKKYPKLTQISAFRKETLIGAQQMFKTPADFKYDGTPYGGFYTQDQIREVVAYARERYVTVVPEIEMPGHSVAILAAYPELACKPGPYETWTMWGVIDDIVCPTEPTFRFFEDVLAEVCALFPGPYVHIGGDEAPKTRWKESAAVQEIMKKEGYTDVEKVQGWFNRRIEAFLTGKGKKMIGWDEILEGGIDDKATVMSWRGEKGGIEAARHGNDVVMTPTTYLYLDYGQNPQPNSPDEPLMIGGYLPLEKVYSYNPLPKELTPAQQKHILGIQANLWTEYITTPQKVEYMLFPRLLAVAEVAWTPAAQKNYAAFLPRLGQQFARLDAKAINYRVPEPVGLDSLSVVRQDGKAVFTLRSLVPGAQIHYTLDGHLPDETTDRYTKPLAVPQGRRLLVRAVTIAPNGRKSPPTELLVR